In Bernardetia litoralis DSM 6794, the genomic window TTTTGTCAAAACAATGGCTTTTCCAAATATAGAAAAATTAGAAAAAACGATTAAATCAGAAGATAAAGTTTCTTTTGTTGAAGGTTATCAATTACTTTTGCGTTCGTGTAATAATTGTCATACTGTAAATAATCACGAATTTATTAAGATTATAACACCAAAAAATGAAGATTTTATTAATCAAGATTTTAGATAATTGAATAAACAAAATTACCCTTTTATTTTTATTGTACTTTTTATAGTCTTGGTTTGTCTATTTTTAGTAAATCTGTCTTTGGGTTCTGTTCATATTCCTCTTTCTGAAATTTGGACAATTATTTTTCAAAAAACAGCCTCAAAATCTTCTTGGGTGACTATTATTTGGGAGTTTCGTTTACCAAAATCTCTAACTGCTGTTATTGTTGGAATGGCTCTTTCTGTAAGTGGTTTGCAAATGCAGACACTTTTTAGAAATCCTTTAGCAGGTCCTTTTGTACTAGGGATTAGTTCTGGGGCGAGTTTGGGAGTTGCTATTTTGATGCTTTTTGTTTCTGGATTATCTGCAAATCATTTCTTAAATAGCTTTTTATCTCAAAACTTGCTTTGGCAAACTAGTATTGCTTCTACTTTGGGAGCTGGGCTTGTTTTGTCTATGGTTATTATTGCTTCCATCCGAATTTCAAATAATATGGCTTTATTGATTGTAGGTTTAATGTTTGGAAGTGCCACAGGTGCAATAGTTAGTATTTTGCAGTATTTTAGTGAAGCTGAAGCCATAAAATCATATTTACTTTGGACTTTTGGTAGTCTTTCTCAAGTTACTTGGGACAAATTACCTTTTCTTTTTTGTCTTAATTTTGTAGGATTTTTTATAGTTTGGATAATGCATAAACCTTTAGATGCACTTCTTTTGGGAGAACGTTATGCTCAAAGTATGGGATTGAGTTTACAAAAAACTCGTTTAGGAATTATTTTTACAACAAGTATTTTGGCAGGAAGTATTACAGCTTTTTGTGGACCTATTGGATTTATTGGTTTGGCTGTTCCTCATCTAACCAAAATTTTGATAAAAACGGCTCGTCATAAAATTCTTATTCCTGCTGTGGCTTTAGCTGGGGCAATTTTACTTCTTATCTGTGATAGTATTTCTCAACTTCCCATGTCATCAAGTGTATTGCCTATAAATGCTGTAACTTCATTAATTGGTGCGCCTGTTGTGATTTGGGTAATTTTGAAGAAAAGAAGCCTTTAAATTATTGAACACTAATTAGTTAGCAGTTTTTAATAAACTTAGAAATTAGATTTATAAAATCAGAAGAAAGTATTAAAATATGGAATGTATAAAAAGTAAGAATTTCGCAAAACGATTTTTAAAAAATAAAGTTTAGTATTTATCAATTGGACAGAATTTTAACCTTTTTCTGCATGAAAAAGTATTAATTTACAAATAAAACTTTGAACAAATTCTAAATTGCTAAAATCCTATCTAAATTTATTCATAAATCGTAATTTTTAATTCGCAATTAAATAATTGAATATTTACCTTTGTAGAATGAAAGAAACTACTCCCCAAGAATCAAAAACAGAAAACTATTCTTCTGTTGCGCATCAAATTGCTTCAATGCTTTTAGAAATTGAAGCTGTAAAATTACGCCCTCATGAGCCTTTTCAATGGGCTTCTGGTTGGAATTCTCCTATTTATTGTGATAATCGTCTGACTCTTTCTTACCCAAAAGTAAGAACTTTTATTACAAATGCTTTAGTAGAAATGATAAAAAAATCATTCCCTGATGTTACAGCGATTGCAGGTGTAGCAACGGCAGGAATCCCACAAGCTGCCTTAGTAGCACACGAAATGGGATTGCCGATGCTTTATGTGCGTGCAAAACCAAAAGAACACGGAACTCAAAGTCAGATTGAAGGAAAATTAAATCCTAATGATAAAATTGTTTTGATTGAAGATTTGATTTCAACAGGACAAAGCTCCCTTGCAGCCGTTCATGTTTTGCAATCTACACGAGCGAATGTAATCGGAATGGCAGCTATTTTTACGTATGGTTTTGATCGTGCAACTCGTAATTTTTCACAAGCTGCAATAGACTTAAAAACTCTTAGTGATTATTCTACATTAGTTGAACAGGCTATTTCTCAAAATTATTTGGAAGAAGAAGACCAAGCAATTTTGATAAAATGGAGAGATAAACCTGAAAGCTGGATGCCAAAAAAGAAATAAATTTTTAATCGTATTTATTGTAGAGAAATGGCTTGTCTTTTCCTAAACTAATATTTTAGACAAGAATTAAATTAGACAAAAAAGCGAAAGGTATTTTACAAAAATGTCTTTCGCTTTTTTGATTGAACTTATTTTATTGTTTTTACGTTTTGAAAAAATGGTATTTGTTATTTATGGTTCTCTGATAATTTTGTCTGTTTGATATTTTTAAACATAAAATTAATTCCATTTTATATTTTGTTCAAGTCTGTACCAAAGGTCTGACTTGGACAAAATAAGCCTTTTCAGAGCTTTAAAATACAAGATAATTCTTAATAAGAAAGGAAGGTGTAAAAATTGTCAGAGAATCTTATTTATCTTCATTCATCATAAAAATCATTTACCAATCACGCCATAGTCATTTAAAAAATGAGCAATTATTTCAGCAAAACCATAGAACATTTACGGCATTACGAAGAAGTTTTTCTCTTTGGAAATCTTTTATCAATTTCTGAATCAGAAAAAGAAAGTGTCATTGATTTACTGGAAATAGAATATAAAATTGAAAGCGTAGAATATCCACAACCAGTTCTAATTTTTGATAAAGATGCAGCTTTTTGGGCAGCAAAAATAGTTTATATGGCTGCACAATTTATGCTTTATAGAGAAACAGAAGTAAAAGATTTACCTTTACTTTTTTCTAGCTTTAATGGAAATAATTCTGAATATCAAAGTAAACTAACAGCTTCTCAAATGCTTTCAGCAGACTTATGTTTGCGTTTTTTGCCAGCAATCTTGATAAATGCACAAGTTATTGACCCAGAAGATGAACTAATTGCTATTTTAGAAAAGGAATTAATCAAATTTCATTATTCTGCAATCGGTTATGGGTTTAGATTTGAGAAAAAAGAAGAAATTCAAAAAACGATTTTAGATTCAGATTTAGAATTACTTTTTTCAGACAAATCATTTTTACAACTTTATACAGATAGAGTTTTTGAGAAAAAAGAATTGAATTTTGCTTTATTTCCTCCAATTAAAAGACAATTAAAATCTAATTTTGGAATCTATGGAAATGAGTTTTGGAAGGAATTTGAATTGGAAAAAAATAATACAGAATGAGAAATATTTTTGAAGTCGAATACAAATTAAAATCACGCTTATGTAAGTCTAGTTATGTAATGGTTCGCTTGCTTAATGAAATATCAAATTTTCAGCTTACAGATAATGCTATGTTAGGAGAGTTACCTATTCAAAAAAAATTTTCAGTGCCACGAGCTGAAGTAAATAGAGAAAATGTCAAATTGATAATCTTTTTTCCAAAAAATAAACAAGATTTAGACAAATTAGAAATAGGACAAGTTGTAGAACTTATTCCATAAAACTGATAAATAAAAAAATAATGCAAACCACACAAACAAACGCTTTAGAAAAACTAAACTCTGTACTTTCTTTCATCAAAAATTCCTTTGTAGGAAAAGATGAAGTCATTGATTTATTAGGAATTGCGCTGATTGCTAGAGAAAATGCTTTTCTTTTGGGCGCACCAGGGACAGCAAAAAGTGCAATTATTCGTATGCTTTCCAGCTCAGTAAAAGACGGACAAAATTTTGAATATTTGCTTACTCGTTTTACTGAACCAAACGAGCTTTTTGGAGCTTTTGACATTCGAAAACTTAAAGAAGGTGAACTAATAACCAACACAACAGGAATGCTTCCAGAGGCTTCTGTCGTATTTTTAGATGAGATTTTTAATGCAAATAGTGCTATTTTGAATAGTCTTTTGATGGCATTGAATGAACGAATTTTTAGGCGTGGACAAGAAACTAAAAAACTTCCTGCTCTTATGTTTGTCGGTGCAAGTAATCAACTTCCAGAAGATGAGGCGTTAGGCGCACTTTTAGACCGTTTTTTGGTGCGTGTAAAATGTGAAAATGTAAATCCTAATAGTTTGGAAGCTGTTTTGATGGCTGGTAGAAAATTAGAAAAAGGAAGTTCTAATAACGAACAACCGATTATTTTACCAAAAGAAATAACAGAACTTCAAAATATTTCTAAGCAAGTTGATTTATCAGAAGTTTTGAAAACTTATTTGGATTTGATTCATAGTTTGAGAAATACAGGTGTAAAAGTTTCGGATAGAAGAGCCGTGAAAATTCAGAATTTGGTAGCTGCAAGTGCTGTTATGTGTGGACGTGAAAAGGCGATTTTGTCAGATTTATGGGTCTTGAAATATATTTGGGACAACGAAGAACAAGTAGAAATTTTACAAGGAATTATTGATGCTGTTATCGAAAAAGACCTTGATAGGCAAAATGAAACAGGACAAAGTTTTGAAAATCATCCTCAAGCACTTTCTGATAAAACACCAAATGCAGAAGAATTAATCAAAGAAATTTTGAATTTGCAAAAAGAATGGGAAAACGAAAATCAAACTTATGAAAAAAAGAATTTGATAAAAGATAAGTTGCGTTATCTCCAAAACCGTTCGAATTGGATAAAAAATACACAACATAAAACGCATATTCAAGAAGAAATTGAAAAACTGTGGCAGAAAATTCTTGTAGCTCACTCTTTAGAGTGAGAAGTATTGATAGCTCTGTAGTTCATTCTTTAGAATGAGAATTATTCCATACTTACTTGTAGCTCACTCTTTAGAATAAGTATAGTAAAAACATAGAACAAAATTGTATATGCAACAGCGAAATCTACCTCATATTTATCCAGAAGGAGCTACTTTTTTCATTAATTTCTGCTTACACAATGTTATTCCACAAAAAATAGCTGATAAAATTAAAAATGAATATGATGTATCGATAAATGAAGTTGTGCAGAAGAAGTTATCTAAAAATGAGCAAGAAGATTCGCTTTATAAATTAAGAAAAAAATACTTTGCTACCTATGATAAAACGTTAGAATTGTATGCAAAAGAAGATGATTACTTGAAAAATCCCAAAGTAGTAAAAATTATAATGGATAGAATGAAAGAATATGACGGCAAAAAATATGATTTACTTTCCTATTGTGTAATGTCAAATCATGTTCATCTATTATTTTGTACAGCAGATTATGAAAAAATTGATATGAGTCATATTATGAAACTTATAAAAGGAGGTTCTGCTCATAGTATCAACCAAGTTTTAAAGCGAAAAGGGATATTTTGGCAAAAAGAAAGTTATGACCACTATGTTCGAAATGATAAAGAATTTAAAAACATAATTTATTATATTTTAGAAAATCCTGTACGAGTGGGAGTTGTGGAAAAATGGGATAGCTATCCTTTTACTTATTTAAAAAGTGATGAAATAGACTGATTTTTTACTTTCACTCTAAAGAGTGAGCTGCATTGAATTGCAGAAATACTTCTCACTTTAAAAATTGAGCTACATTATGAATTTCTACCTAAAATTACATATTTCCCAAAAAGAAAATTTAGCAGCTATTCGTCATTGGCAAAATCTGAAAATGGCAATAGATGATAATTTTGTATGGATAAAAGATTTGACAGATGAACAAATAAATAGTAAACAAATCAAAATTATTACTCAAAAAACAGTTTATTACGAAAAAGAAGGAAAATTATATTTACAAAATAGTCTTTTACCAGAAAGAAATATTCCTTCGTTACTTTGGACAGAAATAAAAAGAGCTTTACAAATAGAATTACCAAAAGTAATTGAAAATAATTTTGATATTCAAAGTGTAAATGTAATTAAACCAAAAATTATAGCTTCAGAAAATGAAAAAGAAACGATTGCAATGCTTATTTCGATTGAAGAATTAGGAAATTATATCAAAACTGCGCCTGCTGTTCGTCTTCAAAATCTAAAATGGATTATTTTAGAAAATCAGTTTGATTCAAAACAGAATAAAGCCTTTATTATTGGAAAACCTTTATTACCAATTTTATCAAAATCATCAGAGAAAAGTGTAAAAACTTTTTGGCAAACTGAAAATTTATTTATTCCAACAGGATTTGATTTTGAATTTCCTAGTTTGACAAATTCTATTTCTGAAAAGCTAAAAAATACAATGTATAATAGTTGGTATGAAGATATGATTATTAGAACAGAAGAAAATGAAGGTTTTGATAAAACAGAAAATCGTTTTTATAGTATTTGGAACGAAGAAAGTGAATTTTTTTTGATTCTAAAAAGTGATTTTATGCCACTTAGTAGGAGTTCTTTCAGAATGAGTTTTATGTAAAAGAAGTAATTTGTAGGGAAAATGGCTTGCCTTTTCCTTTAGCCTAATTTAAAAAAATGGAAGAAGAAAAATTAAAATATTACTTTAATAATTACGAGCATTATTTTTGGCAATGGGAAGAAAATGGCGAAGTAGCCACAATTCCTAATGGTCAAACGATTGCGTATAGAGAATATTTAATTGAAATTTTGGAAGCTCTAGCACCACAGGGTTTGCCTTCATTTGGTGGGATTTTACTTGCCTTGATTGCTACAAACCCTAGTTTTTCAGAAAATGATATTTTTTTGATAGCAAATAGCCTTCAGAAAAATTCTACTAAAAATCAAATTGAAAATTGGGGAAAAGAGTTGGATAGAGTTTTTGATTTTATGAAACTTCTAAGTTCCTTTCCAAATCATTATAAGACTGGAACAAAGCGTATTTTGGTATTACAAGCAATTTTTGAAAATCCACATAATGCTATTTCGGCTAAAAAATCAAAACAATTAGTAAACTTTTTAAAGAATAAAAAAGTAAATATAAGTAAAGATGCTTTTAGTTTACGTTCATTTGAATTAGATTTTAAGGTAGTTGTTTTAATTGCTGAAAAATTTCCAACAAAAGAATCTATCTTAGAAAAAATAGCTTCTTTGCCAAAATTAAAGAAAGAAGATTTAGAAATTGATGAAGAAAATAAACAAAACTTTAATCAAAATAAAGAACTTGATTTAGTAGAAGAACTTACAAAAGACAAAGATACTTTTGTGATTGGTTCGCTTATAAAATCACTTTTTGCAGGTCTAAATATTCCGTTTCATAACACACAACCGAGTCAGCAGCCATTAGGGGGAGTTTCTGATTTGACAAATAAAGGTTCTTACGATAGACTTTTGATTTCAGAATATGCCAATGATGATTTGATTTTTCTTTCCCGTTTGGCTAATAATGAAGCTCTTTTTTTGAATAGAGAAGTTCCACCCCATCAAAATGATTCGGAACGTATTTTTCTGATTGATATTTCGCTTAAAAATTGGGGAACTCCCAAAATTCTCGCTTTTGCTGTTGCGATTGCCATTTCTTCACACCCAAAAAGTGATAGTATCTGTCATTTTTATTTGATTGACGAATATCGTTACAGAAAAATTGAGTTAGATACAGTTCATAATGTGATAGAAAGTTTGCTTTTCTTTGGTACAGGTTTGACAGCTAGAAAAGGTTTAGAGCTTTTTTTTGAAGAGAATACAAAGAAATTAGATTTATCAAATAAAGAAATATTTTATCTTTCTTCTACCGAAGCCATTCAAGAAAAATTAATACAATCTACTTTAGAAGATTATAAAAAATATATTTCCTATTGGATTCATACCGATTTAGAAAGTGAAAATCAAAAAAACACAGGAAAAATAACTGTTTATAAAAAGAAGCAAAATAGCAAAAGTTATATTCAAACGCTGAATCTTAATTTGGATAAACTTTGGACAAACCCTCCTAAAAAGAATAAAAAATCAAAAGACAAAAATCAAAAAGAACTCTATTCTTTGCTTTTGAAAGATGCAGGAACTAGAAAATTAGAGGTTTTGAAACTTCTTAAAGATGAAACTCAAACGTCACTCAAAGAAGCTAAAGATAAAATTGATAATTTGCCACAAACTATCAAAGAAAATTTGTCTTTGGAAGATGGAAAAAAACTAAAAGCTAAATTTGAAGAACTAGGTGCAACAGTTCAACTTGTTTTACAAGAAGAAAAAAACGAAGAATTTGATTGTCCAATTTTGTTTCCAGAAGCTACAAATCCGAAAGTAAAAAAGTATTTTTCTGATACAGAATTTTATTTGATTACAGCTCAAAAAAGTTTGATGAGATTAACCTTAAAAGAAAAGCATCAAGGTTATTCTGTAAAAAAAGGTTGGCAGAGATTGTATCAAAATTTGGATTATAGAGATGGATTGACTTCTATTACTACAAATACAGAATATGAAAAAATGTTATTTTGGTTAAATATAGATAAACGAGAGGTAAATATTATGAACCTAAAAACTAAAGTAAAGAAGCAAAGTGTTTTTGTAGATTGGAAATGGTCTAATCGTAGAAATATTCTTCCTTATATGCACAATTTTGTTTATTTTTTAGATGATAAAAATTCGTATATCTTTGATTGGACAGGTAAAGAAGAAGATGAGGTTAAAATTTTTAATAGAAAAACTCATTTAGAAAAGCCTTTAAAATTCTATGATGATTATGTTAAAAACCTAGCAAAAATTCCAAAATCATCACACAGAAATGTAGTTCTCAAAAATGTAAAACGAGTTTTTATTAATTCTGAAAATGAATTAGTGATTTCGAAACATAAATTAATTCTTAATTCTGGACAAATTCTCAAATTAGAAATTGCTGATAAAAAACTAGAAAAGAAACTAATTGCAGAAGCTGAATCTAAAAATGAATTTATTTTTGAAGATGGAAGTTCTATTTTTATAGACAGAGATGGAATGATTATTTTGAAAAGTAGTAATACAGAAATTCCGACAATTTATGTTCCTGCCTGTTTGGACTGTGTTTTAGGAGTTGGAACAGATGAATATTTTGCTGGCGTTGATTATTTTTTGCCTCTTGATACTAATTTGGAAAAAATAGAGAATCAATTATTTTATGTTAAATTTATTCAAAAATTTATTCAGACAATTATTGAAAAGTCATAA contains:
- a CDS encoding REP-associated tyrosine transposase is translated as MQQRNLPHIYPEGATFFINFCLHNVIPQKIADKIKNEYDVSINEVVQKKLSKNEQEDSLYKLRKKYFATYDKTLELYAKEDDYLKNPKVVKIIMDRMKEYDGKKYDLLSYCVMSNHVHLLFCTADYEKIDMSHIMKLIKGGSAHSINQVLKRKGIFWQKESYDHYVRNDKEFKNIIYYILENPVRVGVVEKWDSYPFTYLKSDEID
- the pyrE gene encoding orotate phosphoribosyltransferase — translated: MKETTPQESKTENYSSVAHQIASMLLEIEAVKLRPHEPFQWASGWNSPIYCDNRLTLSYPKVRTFITNALVEMIKKSFPDVTAIAGVATAGIPQAALVAHEMGLPMLYVRAKPKEHGTQSQIEGKLNPNDKIVLIEDLISTGQSSLAAVHVLQSTRANVIGMAAIFTYGFDRATRNFSQAAIDLKTLSDYSTLVEQAISQNYLEEEDQAILIKWRDKPESWMPKKK
- a CDS encoding ribosomal protein L7/L12; amino-acid sequence: MEEEKLKYYFNNYEHYFWQWEENGEVATIPNGQTIAYREYLIEILEALAPQGLPSFGGILLALIATNPSFSENDIFLIANSLQKNSTKNQIENWGKELDRVFDFMKLLSSFPNHYKTGTKRILVLQAIFENPHNAISAKKSKQLVNFLKNKKVNISKDAFSLRSFELDFKVVVLIAEKFPTKESILEKIASLPKLKKEDLEIDEENKQNFNQNKELDLVEELTKDKDTFVIGSLIKSLFAGLNIPFHNTQPSQQPLGGVSDLTNKGSYDRLLISEYANDDLIFLSRLANNEALFLNREVPPHQNDSERIFLIDISLKNWGTPKILAFAVAIAISSHPKSDSICHFYLIDEYRYRKIELDTVHNVIESLLFFGTGLTARKGLELFFEENTKKLDLSNKEIFYLSSTEAIQEKLIQSTLEDYKKYISYWIHTDLESENQKNTGKITVYKKKQNSKSYIQTLNLNLDKLWTNPPKKNKKSKDKNQKELYSLLLKDAGTRKLEVLKLLKDETQTSLKEAKDKIDNLPQTIKENLSLEDGKKLKAKFEELGATVQLVLQEEKNEEFDCPILFPEATNPKVKKYFSDTEFYLITAQKSLMRLTLKEKHQGYSVKKGWQRLYQNLDYRDGLTSITTNTEYEKMLFWLNIDKREVNIMNLKTKVKKQSVFVDWKWSNRRNILPYMHNFVYFLDDKNSYIFDWTGKEEDEVKIFNRKTHLEKPLKFYDDYVKNLAKIPKSSHRNVVLKNVKRVFINSENELVISKHKLILNSGQILKLEIADKKLEKKLIAEAESKNEFIFEDGSSIFIDRDGMIILKSSNTEIPTIYVPACLDCVLGVGTDEYFAGVDYFLPLDTNLEKIENQLFYVKFIQKFIQTIIEKS
- a CDS encoding AAA family ATPase; the encoded protein is MQTTQTNALEKLNSVLSFIKNSFVGKDEVIDLLGIALIARENAFLLGAPGTAKSAIIRMLSSSVKDGQNFEYLLTRFTEPNELFGAFDIRKLKEGELITNTTGMLPEASVVFLDEIFNANSAILNSLLMALNERIFRRGQETKKLPALMFVGASNQLPEDEALGALLDRFLVRVKCENVNPNSLEAVLMAGRKLEKGSSNNEQPIILPKEITELQNISKQVDLSEVLKTYLDLIHSLRNTGVKVSDRRAVKIQNLVAASAVMCGREKAILSDLWVLKYIWDNEEQVEILQGIIDAVIEKDLDRQNETGQSFENHPQALSDKTPNAEELIKEILNLQKEWENENQTYEKKNLIKDKLRYLQNRSNWIKNTQHKTHIQEEIEKLWQKILVAHSLE
- a CDS encoding iron ABC transporter permease — translated: MNKQNYPFIFIVLFIVLVCLFLVNLSLGSVHIPLSEIWTIIFQKTASKSSWVTIIWEFRLPKSLTAVIVGMALSVSGLQMQTLFRNPLAGPFVLGISSGASLGVAILMLFVSGLSANHFLNSFLSQNLLWQTSIASTLGAGLVLSMVIIASIRISNNMALLIVGLMFGSATGAIVSILQYFSEAEAIKSYLLWTFGSLSQVTWDKLPFLFCLNFVGFFIVWIMHKPLDALLLGERYAQSMGLSLQKTRLGIIFTTSILAGSITAFCGPIGFIGLAVPHLTKILIKTARHKILIPAVALAGAILLLICDSISQLPMSSSVLPINAVTSLIGAPVVIWVILKKRSL